Proteins found in one Thermaerobacter subterraneus DSM 13965 genomic segment:
- a CDS encoding CapA family protein, whose translation MARRRVRTPMRRLAVLFAAALLVLGSGCGPLAEWAGLAPWGNPSATDPAGHAAGPRGSTGAGRVLPGEEDEPGPGDGPAGLHWQRASLASVGDVLIHNTLLAAARQGDGTYDFGPALAAVAPALRAADLAVGNLEQPVTGADLGGYTGYPRFNSPPELLAALRQAGFDVLTNANNHTLDRGRRGVERTYANLERFGFIHAGTARTPEERDRIAIAEAGGIRIAFLAYTYGTNGIPLPAPYLVNLIDPRQIAADIARARRAGADLVSVSLHFGNEYETEPNRQQEDMVDQVLAAGADIVLGHHPHVLQRAELRPMKRAGDEAAAEAPPPGASGPPEPRREGPGRGPGEPGEEDQPGSAGGAPVAGAPAAGAPAAGAPGAGAAAAGPDRSCTRPGSGSGQPAGYTGSTGGRPCLYKAVLFSQGNFLAGQIGEDRMTSALFWLDLARDPLTGRAGVTGIRYVPLYIHKGRVDGRWLWRPLPAREAAGDPARYQVPQADVPLLERAYRRALERLEAPGVRWVPMEELAPAQGP comes from the coding sequence GTGGCACGACGGCGGGTGCGGACCCCCATGAGGCGTCTGGCCGTCCTCTTCGCGGCGGCCCTGCTGGTGTTGGGCAGCGGGTGCGGTCCCCTGGCCGAATGGGCAGGCCTGGCGCCGTGGGGGAATCCTTCCGCCACGGATCCTGCCGGCCATGCCGCCGGCCCCCGGGGTAGCACCGGCGCCGGCCGGGTTCTTCCCGGCGAGGAGGACGAACCCGGCCCCGGAGACGGGCCGGCCGGCCTCCACTGGCAGCGGGCCAGCCTGGCCAGCGTGGGGGACGTGCTGATCCACAACACCCTGCTGGCGGCGGCCCGGCAAGGGGACGGGACCTACGATTTCGGGCCGGCCCTGGCGGCTGTGGCGCCGGCCTTGCGGGCCGCGGACCTGGCGGTGGGCAACCTGGAACAGCCCGTCACGGGCGCCGACCTGGGAGGCTACACGGGGTATCCCCGGTTCAACTCGCCCCCGGAACTGCTGGCGGCCCTGCGCCAGGCTGGCTTCGACGTCCTGACCAATGCCAACAACCACACCCTGGACCGTGGCCGGCGGGGGGTGGAGCGCACCTATGCCAACCTGGAGCGGTTCGGCTTCATCCATGCCGGCACCGCCCGCACCCCGGAGGAACGGGACCGCATCGCCATCGCCGAGGCGGGCGGCATCCGCATCGCCTTCCTGGCCTACACCTACGGCACCAACGGCATCCCCCTGCCGGCGCCCTATCTGGTCAATCTGATCGATCCCCGGCAGATCGCGGCGGACATCGCTCGGGCGCGGCGGGCGGGCGCCGACCTGGTGTCGGTCTCCCTGCATTTCGGCAACGAGTACGAGACCGAGCCCAACAGACAGCAGGAGGACATGGTCGATCAGGTCCTGGCGGCAGGCGCCGACATCGTGCTGGGCCACCATCCCCACGTGCTGCAGCGGGCCGAGCTGCGCCCGATGAAGCGGGCGGGGGACGAGGCGGCAGCGGAAGCGCCGCCACCGGGTGCCTCAGGACCACCGGAGCCGAGGCGGGAGGGGCCGGGGCGGGGGCCCGGTGAGCCCGGGGAGGAGGATCAACCCGGTTCCGCGGGTGGCGCCCCTGTGGCCGGCGCCCCTGCGGCCGGCGCCCCTGCAGCCGGTGCCCCCGGCGCAGGGGCCGCCGCTGCCGGGCCAGACCGTTCCTGCACCAGGCCCGGATCCGGGTCCGGGCAGCCTGCCGGGTACACCGGGTCCACCGGAGGCCGTCCCTGCCTTTATAAGGCGGTGCTGTTCTCCCAGGGCAACTTCCTGGCCGGGCAGATCGGGGAAGACCGCATGACCTCCGCCCTGTTCTGGCTCGACCTGGCCCGCGACCCCCTCACCGGCCGGGCAGGGGTCACGGGAATCCGTTACGTGCCCCTTTACATCCACAAGGGGAGGGTGGACGGGCGCTGGCTCTGGCGCCCCCTGCCGGCCCGGGAGGCGGCCGGCGATCCGGCCCGGTACCAGGTGCCCCAGGCCGATGTGCCCCTGCTGGAGCGGGCTTACCGGCGGGCCCTGGAGCGCCTGGAGGCACCGGGCGTCCGCTGGGTCCCCATGGAGGAGCTGGCACCCGCGCAGGGGCCGTGA
- a CDS encoding MFS transporter, translated as MSHRQPSGRRSAGAASGAGSSRPNAAGGGLPEPGHGAQSGSGGQPKAPTGPTQPAGPGTARGSSTPVRPSTPAGAAGRAGAAGREGVADPQGQRVLGVLLLGVFLGALDIAIVGPALSAIGRDFAVSERQLSWVFTIYVLCNLVGNPLMARLSDLRGRRPVYMLDVALFGLGSVVVAAAPSFPVLLAGRAIQGLASGGIFPVASATIGETFPPERRGRALGMTGAMFGLAFLLGPVIGGVLLPFGWQWLFLINVPLAALVLAWSRRVLPAPRPAARTAFDFPGMVLLGSGLVALALAINRIDSQAVLASLASAQVWPLLAAGLVLLVAFQRVEAASPAPLIDPGLLANRQLAVANALSGLSGLLQAGLVFVPSLAVAAFGVEPSTAAYLLGPAVLASAVGAPLVGRLLDQAGSRVVLTAGTAVLAAGLLLIPAVTRSMGLFVADGVVVGLGLASLTGAPLRYVVLNEAGAGHRAAAQSLLTVASNMGQIVGSAAMGAIVASHAGDVAGYEQAYVVLGVLAALGILAALSLKNREEERRTALKNSPA; from the coding sequence GTGTCCCACCGCCAGCCAAGCGGCCGGCGAAGCGCCGGTGCGGCCTCGGGCGCCGGTTCGTCCCGGCCGAACGCCGCCGGGGGCGGCCTGCCAGAGCCCGGTCATGGGGCCCAATCCGGTAGCGGCGGCCAGCCGAAGGCTCCGACCGGACCCACCCAGCCGGCGGGTCCCGGCACTGCCCGCGGCTCCTCCACGCCCGTCCGGCCCTCGACTCCCGCCGGTGCCGCCGGCCGGGCCGGTGCCGCCGGCCGCGAAGGCGTCGCCGATCCCCAGGGACAGCGCGTCCTGGGCGTCCTGCTGCTCGGCGTGTTCCTGGGGGCGCTGGACATCGCCATCGTCGGCCCGGCCCTGAGCGCCATCGGCCGGGACTTCGCCGTCAGCGAGCGGCAGCTCAGCTGGGTCTTCACCATCTACGTGCTGTGCAATCTGGTGGGGAATCCGCTGATGGCCCGGCTCTCCGACCTGCGGGGACGCCGGCCGGTCTACATGCTGGATGTGGCGCTCTTCGGCCTGGGTTCGGTGGTGGTGGCCGCCGCGCCCTCCTTCCCCGTCCTCCTGGCCGGGCGGGCGATCCAGGGTCTCGCCTCGGGCGGCATCTTCCCGGTGGCCAGCGCCACCATCGGCGAGACCTTCCCGCCGGAGCGCCGCGGCCGTGCCCTGGGCATGACGGGCGCCATGTTCGGCCTCGCCTTCCTGCTGGGGCCCGTGATCGGCGGCGTGCTGCTGCCCTTCGGCTGGCAGTGGCTGTTTCTGATCAACGTGCCCCTGGCCGCCCTGGTGCTGGCCTGGAGCCGGCGGGTCCTGCCGGCGCCGCGGCCGGCGGCTCGCACAGCCTTCGACTTCCCCGGCATGGTCCTGCTGGGGTCGGGCCTGGTGGCCCTGGCCCTGGCCATCAACCGCATCGACAGCCAGGCGGTGCTGGCCAGCCTGGCCTCGGCCCAGGTCTGGCCCCTGCTGGCGGCCGGGCTGGTGCTGCTGGTGGCCTTCCAGCGGGTCGAGGCCGCTTCGCCCGCGCCGCTGATCGACCCTGGGCTGCTGGCCAACCGCCAGCTGGCGGTGGCCAACGCCCTTTCCGGCCTGAGCGGTCTGCTCCAGGCGGGGCTGGTCTTCGTCCCCTCCCTGGCCGTGGCCGCCTTCGGGGTCGAACCGTCCACCGCCGCGTACCTGCTCGGGCCGGCGGTGCTGGCCAGTGCCGTAGGGGCGCCGCTGGTGGGCCGCCTGCTGGACCAGGCGGGCTCCCGGGTGGTCCTCACCGCCGGAACGGCCGTGCTGGCCGCCGGGCTCTTGCTGATCCCCGCGGTCACCCGCAGCATGGGCCTCTTCGTGGCGGACGGCGTCGTGGTGGGCCTCGGCCTGGCCAGCCTGACGGGCGCGCCCCTGCGGTATGTGGTCCTCAACGAAGCCGGGGCCGGCCACCGGGCGGCCGCCCAGTCCCTGCTCACCGTGGCCAGCAACATGGGCCAGATCGTGGGCAGCGCCGCCATGGGCGCCATCGTGGCCTCCCACGCCGGCGACGTGGCGGGATACGAGCAGGCGTACGTGGTCCTCGGCGTCCTGGCCGCCCTGGGCATCCTGGCGGCCCTTTCCTTGAAGAACCGGGAGGAAGAGCGCCGCACCGCGCTGAAGAACAGCCCCGCTTGA
- the thiE gene encoding thiamine phosphate synthase — protein MTEGSRNGKDGSGRGGARLPLPAGIPAGGADPARPATGLLKVYFIYDLGLVGTADPAPLLEPVLAAGVRAVQFRAKAAADRVAYELAEAARRITARYGALLVVNDRLDLGLAVGADGLHVGQDDLPAEVVRRLWPEGLLGVSVRSPEEARAAEAAGADYVGAGALRSTSTKDDARVIGLKGLKAVVAATRLPVVAIGGITLDDLPALRGAGLAGVAVASAIARAADPGGAAAAFVQRWDR, from the coding sequence ATGACGGAGGGTTCAAGGAACGGTAAGGACGGGTCCGGCCGGGGCGGCGCCCGCCTCCCGTTGCCCGCGGGCATCCCTGCCGGGGGTGCGGATCCCGCCCGCCCCGCAACCGGCCTGCTCAAGGTCTACTTCATCTACGACCTGGGCCTTGTGGGCACCGCCGACCCGGCCCCTCTGCTGGAGCCGGTGCTGGCGGCCGGGGTCCGGGCGGTGCAGTTCCGGGCCAAGGCGGCGGCCGACCGGGTGGCCTACGAACTGGCCGAGGCCGCCCGCCGGATCACGGCCCGCTACGGCGCCCTGCTGGTGGTCAACGACCGGCTGGACCTGGGGCTGGCGGTGGGTGCCGACGGCCTGCACGTGGGACAGGACGACCTGCCGGCGGAGGTGGTGCGCCGGCTCTGGCCCGAAGGCCTGCTGGGCGTTTCCGTCCGGAGCCCCGAGGAGGCGCGGGCGGCCGAGGCCGCCGGGGCGGACTACGTGGGCGCCGGGGCGCTCCGTTCCACCTCCACCAAGGACGATGCCCGCGTCATCGGCCTGAAGGGGTTGAAGGCGGTGGTGGCCGCCACCCGCCTGCCCGTGGTGGCCATCGGCGGCATCACCCTGGATGACCTCCCGGCCCTGCGCGGGGCCGGCCTGGCCGGGGTCGCCGTCGCCTCGGCCATCGCCCGGGCGGCCGACCCGGGCGGAGCGGCAGCCGCCTTCGTGCAGCGGTGGGACCGGTGA
- the thiM gene encoding hydroxyethylthiazole kinase — protein sequence MGAPQPPAPEASNSSTGPAPASWAAEAARVLARIRHRRPLVHHLTNYVVMNWTANITLALGASPLMAPEPEEFPAIAAAAEALVLNIGSLRAGDEAVFKAAQAEALRHGRAVVVDPVGAGFTPLRTRLALDLLAGGATAVRGNGGEILALAGAGTGRTRGVDSGAVEEGEVLEAAQALARRYRCVVVASGPVDLVTDGLQAWRVANGHPWLAAVTGGGCGATTAVAVFLAGSVAPLKDATLAMAVYGLAAQRAAERTSGPGSFQAAFLDELYRLGAGGTGDAEGLSILPGPPHGSRER from the coding sequence ATGGGCGCTCCCCAGCCGCCGGCTCCGGAAGCCTCCAACTCCTCCACCGGCCCGGCGCCCGCGAGCTGGGCGGCGGAAGCCGCCCGGGTCCTGGCCCGGATCCGCCACCGGCGACCGCTGGTCCACCACCTGACCAACTACGTGGTGATGAACTGGACGGCCAACATCACCCTGGCGCTGGGGGCATCCCCCTTGATGGCGCCGGAACCGGAGGAGTTCCCCGCCATTGCTGCGGCGGCGGAGGCCCTGGTCCTGAACATCGGCAGCCTGCGGGCAGGGGATGAAGCCGTCTTCAAGGCGGCGCAGGCGGAGGCCCTCCGCCACGGGCGCGCCGTGGTGGTCGACCCCGTGGGGGCCGGTTTCACCCCCTTGCGCACCCGGCTGGCCCTGGACCTGCTGGCCGGCGGCGCTACCGCCGTGCGCGGCAACGGCGGCGAGATCCTGGCCCTGGCCGGGGCGGGCACCGGCCGCACCCGGGGCGTGGACAGCGGCGCGGTGGAGGAAGGGGAGGTGCTGGAGGCGGCCCAGGCGCTGGCCCGGCGCTACCGCTGCGTGGTGGTGGCCAGCGGACCGGTGGACCTGGTCACCGACGGCCTCCAGGCCTGGCGGGTGGCCAACGGCCACCCCTGGCTGGCGGCGGTGACCGGCGGCGGGTGCGGGGCGACCACCGCGGTGGCGGTGTTCCTGGCGGGCTCGGTCGCACCCCTCAAGGATGCCACCCTGGCCATGGCCGTCTACGGCCTGGCCGCCCAGCGGGCGGCGGAGCGCACCTCGGGGCCGGGCTCGTTCCAGGCGGCCTTCCTGGACGAGCTGTACCGGCTGGGGGCGGGGGGCACAGGGGATGCCGAAGGGCTTTCCATTCTCCCGGGGCCGCCACACGGATCCCGGGAACGGTGA
- the thiW gene encoding energy coupling factor transporter S component ThiW, giving the protein MTAPQPGAPPHRTRRLVRAAMLIALGTVLAGMIRVPVGVATATPVQHAVNVLAAAWFGPAGAVTVALLISLLRNLLGLGTLLAFPGSLFGAALAGLAYRAARRPAAAMAGEVVGTGLLGGLAAFPVARWLLGQAEAAWFFYVVPFTVSSLLGALVGGLLLRWLPAPAPEGDGGPVPGPGPGSSQSPPSSRR; this is encoded by the coding sequence ATGACGGCACCTCAGCCCGGCGCGCCCCCCCACCGCACCCGGCGGCTGGTCCGGGCCGCGATGCTGATCGCCCTGGGCACCGTCCTGGCGGGCATGATCCGGGTCCCCGTCGGAGTGGCCACCGCCACGCCGGTGCAGCATGCCGTCAACGTGCTGGCCGCCGCCTGGTTCGGCCCCGCGGGCGCCGTGACCGTGGCCTTGCTCATCAGCCTGCTGCGCAACCTGCTGGGGCTGGGCACCCTGCTGGCCTTCCCGGGAAGCCTCTTCGGCGCCGCCCTGGCCGGGCTCGCCTACCGGGCCGCCCGGCGCCCCGCCGCGGCCATGGCGGGGGAGGTGGTGGGCACGGGCCTCTTGGGCGGCCTGGCCGCCTTCCCCGTGGCCCGGTGGCTGCTGGGCCAGGCCGAGGCGGCCTGGTTCTTCTACGTGGTGCCTTTTACCGTCAGCAGCCTGCTGGGCGCCCTGGTGGGCGGCCTGCTGCTGCGCTGGCTCCCCGCCCCGGCCCCGGAGGGCGACGGGGGGCCGGTTCCCGGCCCGGGCCCGGGGTCCAGCCAGAGCCCGCCCTCGTCCCGCAGGTGA
- the thiD gene encoding bifunctional hydroxymethylpyrimidine kinase/phosphomethylpyrimidine kinase: protein MPTPAEPRPGEPRPGAPRPDGRPDAPHPGTPPQVPPPRAMTIAGSDSGGGAGIQADLKTFNALRVFGTSAITALTAQNTEGVRDVHLVPPGMVAAQIDAVLDDIGTDAAKTGMLGTTAIVEAVAERIGHWRDRLGPFPLVVDPVMIAKSGAPLLDEPAREAVRRLLLPLATVITPNRHEAEELAGVPIRTLDDARRAAQVLHGLGPTWVVVKGGHVAEDSADAVDVVYDGRDWHLLRAPRIATRSTHGTGCTFSAAITAYLARGYGVLDALRAAKIYITGAIRHAPAIGRGHGPTCSFYPWEAAPDDPLGDPLGAAAGEGGAPNGAPVDQAASGAAGPEGRQLDGGEEG, encoded by the coding sequence ATGCCCACCCCTGCCGAGCCCCGGCCCGGCGAGCCCCGTCCGGGGGCTCCCCGCCCGGATGGGCGCCCGGATGCGCCCCACCCGGGCACCCCGCCCCAGGTGCCGCCGCCCCGCGCCATGACCATCGCCGGTTCCGACAGCGGCGGCGGCGCCGGAATCCAGGCGGACCTCAAGACCTTCAACGCCCTCCGGGTCTTCGGTACATCGGCCATCACCGCCCTGACGGCTCAGAACACCGAGGGAGTGCGGGACGTCCACCTGGTGCCCCCCGGGATGGTGGCCGCCCAGATCGATGCCGTGCTGGACGACATCGGCACCGACGCCGCCAAGACGGGCATGCTGGGCACCACCGCCATCGTGGAGGCCGTGGCGGAGCGCATCGGCCACTGGCGGGACCGGCTGGGTCCCTTCCCCCTGGTGGTCGACCCGGTGATGATCGCCAAGAGCGGGGCCCCCCTCCTGGACGAACCGGCCCGGGAAGCGGTGCGGCGGCTGCTCCTGCCCCTGGCGACGGTGATCACGCCGAACCGCCACGAGGCGGAGGAACTGGCCGGCGTCCCCATCCGGACGCTGGACGACGCCCGCCGGGCGGCCCAGGTCCTCCACGGGCTGGGGCCGACCTGGGTGGTGGTCAAGGGCGGCCACGTGGCGGAAGATTCGGCCGACGCCGTGGACGTGGTCTACGACGGCCGCGACTGGCACCTCTTGCGGGCGCCCCGCATCGCCACCCGCTCGACCCACGGGACGGGCTGCACCTTCTCCGCCGCCATCACCGCCTACCTGGCCAGGGGGTACGGGGTGCTGGACGCCCTGCGAGCCGCCAAGATCTACATCACCGGGGCCATCCGCCATGCCCCCGCCATCGGGCGCGGCCACGGCCCGACCTGCTCCTTTTACCCCTGGGAGGCTGCGCCCGATGACCCGTTGGGTGACCCGTTGGGAGCGGCGGCCGGGGAGGGCGGCGCGCCGAACGGCGCGCCCGTGGACCAGGCCGCATCCGGGGCCGCGGGCCCTGAGGGCCGGCAGCTCGACGGAGGTGAAGAGGGATGA
- a CDS encoding lysine exporter LysO family protein — MTAVLVALAAGMAAGLSGLGGLLPAAWWDAASRWTLRALLFLMGLRLGLDPQVGSGLARLGARAAAFAVATAGGALLAGLLGSALGAAWRARTAFRQGAPSARRRRAPGTWCRRIRMAWWQGTPITRRLGSRAAGGAGEVTGRTRQGPITLSGGTAGPHLLPSDPVPRGSLGPETPRIRPDPARHDPAAGDPATAAGGPGRSGEALRLSAAAVLAVAGGWLAGAVFVHWLGGLPGGSVGAAVAGEAAAMAGGLEAPEAPVEAPVAPVEAPVEAPASGGTGGVAGGPEGSAPLVAAAGRLAAAGSGYALLLLMALYGYEFGRQWPATRESLRAVRGKALLLPLLGAAGSLAGGWLAGRLTGEPPALALAVAAAFGWYSMAGVLVAQLWGPAAGALAFLANVMRELLTVVAVPFLARLAGRRSWLAVLPGGATTMDTTLPVIAAAARDAGTTALAFVHGLILTLLAPALISWLASL, encoded by the coding sequence GTGACCGCGGTCCTGGTGGCCCTGGCCGCCGGCATGGCCGCGGGGCTGAGCGGCCTGGGTGGCCTGCTGCCGGCAGCCTGGTGGGATGCGGCATCCCGGTGGACGCTGCGGGCGCTGCTCTTTCTCATGGGCCTGCGGCTGGGCCTGGATCCCCAGGTAGGGTCCGGTTTGGCCCGGCTGGGCGCACGGGCTGCCGCCTTTGCCGTGGCCACGGCGGGCGGGGCGCTGCTGGCGGGACTGCTGGGCTCGGCCCTGGGGGCCGCATGGCGTGCTCGTACGGCCTTTCGGCAGGGCGCCCCCAGCGCCAGGCGCCGGCGCGCCCCCGGCACCTGGTGCCGGCGTATCCGCATGGCCTGGTGGCAGGGTACCCCCATCACCCGGCGGCTTGGATCCAGGGCCGCGGGCGGGGCCGGCGAGGTGACGGGACGAACCCGCCAGGGCCCGATCACGCTCTCGGGCGGGACGGCAGGACCCCACCTTCTCCCTTCGGATCCCGTCCCCCGGGGAAGCCTCGGCCCGGAGACCCCGAGGATCCGGCCGGACCCGGCCCGCCACGATCCCGCCGCGGGGGACCCGGCCACGGCCGCCGGGGGCCCTGGCCGGTCCGGCGAAGCCCTGCGCCTCAGCGCCGCAGCCGTCCTGGCGGTGGCCGGCGGCTGGCTGGCGGGGGCCGTGTTCGTCCACTGGCTGGGCGGCCTGCCGGGAGGCAGCGTGGGGGCGGCGGTGGCCGGAGAAGCGGCGGCCATGGCCGGCGGGCTGGAGGCGCCGGAGGCGCCGGTGGAGGCGCCGGTGGCGCCGGTGGAGGCGCCGGTGGAGGCGCCGGCGAGCGGCGGGACGGGAGGGGTGGCCGGCGGGCCGGAAGGATCGGCCCCCCTGGTGGCCGCTGCCGGGCGGCTGGCCGCCGCCGGCTCCGGGTACGCCTTGCTCCTCCTCATGGCCCTTTACGGGTACGAGTTCGGCCGGCAGTGGCCGGCCACCCGGGAGAGCCTCCGGGCCGTCCGGGGCAAGGCCCTCCTGTTGCCCTTGCTGGGTGCGGCGGGGAGCCTGGCCGGGGGCTGGCTGGCGGGGCGGCTGACCGGCGAGCCGCCTGCCCTGGCCCTGGCGGTGGCGGCCGCCTTCGGCTGGTACAGCATGGCCGGGGTGCTGGTGGCCCAGCTCTGGGGACCGGCCGCCGGTGCCCTGGCCTTCCTGGCCAACGTGATGCGGGAGCTTTTGACGGTGGTGGCGGTGCCCTTCCTGGCGCGCCTGGCGGGCCGGCGGTCCTGGCTGGCCGTCCTGCCGGGAGGCGCCACCACCATGGACACCACCCTGCCCGTCATCGCCGCGGCGGCGCGGGATGCGGGCACCACGGCCCTGGCCTTCGTCCACGGCCTCATCCTCACCTTGCTGGCCCCTGCCCTGATCAGCTGGCTGGCGAGCCTTTGA
- a CDS encoding Mur ligase family protein, with amino-acid sequence MALDVVPLLQGLSFSLSGEPLPPWVGEIRSHSARVEPGDLFVAIPGRRHDGAAFAGEALRRGARVVVAQQPPGQPLPPGVSWLQVPCARSALSRLAANRYGHPSRRLVVVGVTGTTGKTTTTLLLHHLLSATGIPAGLIGSLEVRAGGHCWPGNLTTPDPLDLHRYLRVMADAGCRVAVMEVSSQGADQRRVDDVAFDLGVVTNLAPLEHLEYHPTYEDYAAAKGRFVAMIPPGGGVLMHEGEAALRLGPYARAPVVLFGRGPACHLRLAAEQVAAPAAALSARVGPDLWTNRLHLELPPAWPPGPALRLGRDRPEGNGHFRAVPAAGAPPAAGARVAPEGPRPGRPGVWLETQLLGPHHALNVVAAVGAALWLGLDPGTVARALPGFAAPRRRTQVLMRRPFTVIDDTAGRPDSLAACFAVAARIPHRRAVVVYAVRGGRGAAINYANGLQLACEARRLGAAVLVTASAGDTTARDMVRPAEWEACLAGLETGGLKPPQVGTFTRLGDAVAAAVSLLGEGDLLLLLGAQGMDAGALYLQRILARPVLPVRPALSVRHPAPLERAGPTVSAGPTAPAGPGLSPEGLPAAAGRAGRAEELPEGAVFPGGAL; translated from the coding sequence ATGGCGCTGGATGTCGTTCCGCTGCTGCAGGGGCTGTCGTTTTCCCTGTCCGGCGAGCCGCTGCCTCCTTGGGTCGGCGAGATCCGCTCCCACTCCGCCCGGGTCGAACCCGGCGACCTGTTCGTGGCCATTCCCGGGCGCCGGCACGACGGTGCCGCCTTTGCCGGCGAGGCGCTGCGCCGGGGGGCCCGGGTGGTGGTGGCCCAGCAGCCCCCGGGGCAGCCGCTGCCTCCCGGGGTCAGCTGGCTTCAGGTTCCCTGTGCCCGCTCGGCCCTCTCCCGCCTGGCGGCCAACCGCTACGGTCACCCGTCCCGCCGGCTGGTGGTGGTGGGTGTCACCGGGACCACCGGCAAGACGACCACCACCCTTCTCCTCCACCACCTGCTGAGCGCCACAGGGATCCCGGCCGGCCTCATCGGGTCGCTGGAGGTGCGCGCCGGTGGGCACTGCTGGCCGGGCAACCTGACCACCCCGGACCCGCTGGACCTCCACCGGTACCTCAGGGTGATGGCCGATGCCGGTTGCCGGGTGGCGGTGATGGAGGTCTCGTCCCAGGGTGCCGACCAGCGGCGGGTGGATGACGTGGCCTTCGACCTGGGCGTGGTGACGAACCTGGCTCCCCTGGAACATCTGGAGTACCACCCCACCTACGAGGACTACGCGGCCGCCAAGGGCCGTTTCGTCGCCATGATCCCGCCCGGCGGCGGCGTGCTGATGCACGAGGGCGAGGCCGCCCTGCGCCTCGGCCCCTATGCCCGGGCGCCGGTGGTCCTGTTCGGGCGCGGCCCCGCCTGCCACCTGCGGCTGGCGGCCGAGCAGGTGGCTGCGCCCGCCGCGGCGCTCTCCGCCCGGGTGGGCCCCGATCTCTGGACGAACCGGTTGCATCTGGAACTGCCGCCGGCCTGGCCGCCGGGGCCCGCCCTGCGGCTGGGCCGGGATCGTCCCGAAGGGAATGGGCACTTCAGGGCCGTGCCGGCTGCCGGGGCGCCCCCGGCTGCCGGCGCTCGGGTGGCCCCCGAGGGACCCCGGCCGGGCCGGCCGGGCGTCTGGCTGGAGACTCAGCTCCTGGGCCCCCACCATGCCCTCAACGTGGTGGCGGCCGTGGGAGCCGCCCTGTGGCTGGGCCTGGATCCGGGCACGGTCGCCCGCGCCCTGCCGGGTTTTGCCGCACCCCGGCGCCGCACCCAGGTGCTGATGCGCCGCCCCTTCACCGTCATCGACGATACCGCCGGGCGGCCCGACAGCCTGGCCGCCTGCTTCGCCGTGGCCGCCCGGATCCCCCACCGGCGGGCGGTGGTGGTCTATGCCGTGCGGGGAGGGCGGGGTGCGGCCATCAACTATGCCAACGGCCTCCAACTGGCCTGCGAGGCCCGCCGCCTCGGGGCAGCGGTGCTGGTGACCGCCAGCGCGGGGGATACCACGGCCCGGGATATGGTGCGGCCCGCGGAGTGGGAGGCGTGCCTGGCCGGGCTCGAGACGGGCGGGCTCAAGCCCCCCCAGGTCGGCACCTTCACCCGGCTGGGGGATGCGGTGGCGGCGGCGGTCTCCTTGCTGGGGGAAGGCGATCTCCTGCTCCTGCTGGGGGCCCAGGGCATGGATGCGGGCGCGCTGTACCTGCAGCGGATTCTGGCCCGGCCGGTTCTTCCCGTGCGGCCGGCCTTGTCCGTGCGGCATCCGGCGCCCCTGGAGCGGGCGGGCCCCACGGTCTCGGCCGGCCCCACGGCCCCGGCCGGTCCCGGGCTCTCACCGGAGGGACTGCCGGCGGCCGCGGGCAGGGCCGGCCGGGCGGAGGAACTGCCCGAAGGGGCCGTCTTCCCCGGGGGCGCCCTGTGA
- a CDS encoding metal ABC transporter ATP-binding protein, which yields MAGESEAAVAVRNLYVAYDHRPVLRGVRLAVPAGLLVALVGPNGAGKSTLFKAILGLVRPAAGTVRVFGQPVERQRRRIAYVPQRELIDWDFPATVSDVVMMGRVPRLGWLRRPGPEDRRRVAEALEEVGMAAYARRPLAALSGGQQQRVFIARALAQDADLILLDEPYAGVDAATQEVVRRLLGRLRDAGKTILVVDHDLSGIGHYDRVALINGRVIAFGPPAEVMTAERLRETYGGRLTYLDRVVLPVPGGVRA from the coding sequence ATGGCTGGTGAGAGCGAGGCCGCCGTGGCCGTGCGCAACCTCTATGTGGCGTACGACCACCGGCCCGTCCTGCGGGGCGTGCGGCTGGCGGTGCCGGCGGGCTTGCTGGTCGCCTTGGTGGGGCCGAACGGGGCCGGCAAGTCGACCTTGTTCAAGGCGATTTTGGGGCTGGTGCGGCCCGCCGCCGGCACGGTGCGGGTCTTCGGCCAGCCGGTGGAGCGCCAGCGGCGCCGCATCGCCTACGTGCCCCAGCGGGAGCTGATCGACTGGGATTTCCCGGCCACCGTGTCCGACGTGGTGATGATGGGGCGCGTGCCCCGCCTGGGCTGGTTGCGGCGCCCGGGGCCGGAGGACCGCCGCCGGGTGGCGGAGGCCCTGGAGGAGGTCGGCATGGCGGCCTACGCCCGGCGCCCCCTGGCGGCCCTTTCGGGCGGCCAGCAGCAGCGGGTCTTTATCGCCCGGGCCCTGGCCCAGGATGCCGACCTGATCCTGCTGGACGAACCCTATGCCGGTGTGGATGCCGCCACCCAGGAGGTGGTGCGGCGGCTTCTGGGCCGGCTGCGGGACGCGGGCAAGACCATCCTGGTGGTCGACCACGATCTTTCGGGAATCGGCCACTACGACCGGGTGGCGCTGATCAACGGCCGGGTCATCGCCTTCGGCCCGCCGGCGGAGGTCATGACGGCCGAGCGGCTGCGGGAGACCTACGGCGGCCGGCTGACCTACCTGGACCGGGTGGTCCTGCCGGTACCGGGAGGGGTGCGGGCATGA